One window from the genome of Haloprofundus halobius encodes:
- a CDS encoding DUF389 domain-containing protein, protein MRVIHLFVSADEREQVSETLSELDVDYAVTSDGGADSHAMYQFPIPADGVRDILARLHDSGVHEENYTVISDAEAALTPNVDKLQERYAQDFTPLSSFSLRAKARSLSRDTYSFVWMIFLSAVIATAGLLIDSPAVVVGAMVIAPFVGPILTTGVGATTEDWRMAIDGLWLQVLGIVVSVVGSAVTAYTFKSLALVPATLAPASIELITLRLAPSAVAVVVGLAAGAAATFGITTEGPLSLIGVMIAAALIPAAGVVGIGIAWATPVIAVGTLLLLAVTVLAINVAMFVTLWVMDYRPTRSGLADYVSGDRMNTLVVTVAAIALVVSVGVVTAATAQQVGYQRTVNEQVQEVLGQDRYSDLQATSVTVQYAYPVGFTDRETVTVTVSRTADRSYPSLPSDLQQQIRAATDQNPVVRVRFVDYAQTNYSSSTSPANSSATASTSSPTLVAGITSTAAT, encoded by the coding sequence GCGAGACGCTGTCCGAGCTGGACGTCGACTACGCTGTAACCAGCGACGGCGGAGCGGACAGCCACGCGATGTACCAGTTTCCGATCCCCGCCGACGGTGTCCGCGACATCCTCGCCCGCCTTCACGATTCGGGAGTCCACGAAGAGAACTACACCGTCATCAGCGACGCGGAGGCCGCCCTGACGCCGAACGTCGATAAACTGCAGGAGCGCTACGCGCAGGACTTCACCCCTCTCTCGTCGTTCAGCCTCCGCGCGAAGGCACGGTCGCTCAGCCGTGACACGTACTCGTTCGTCTGGATGATTTTCCTCAGCGCCGTCATCGCCACCGCCGGTCTGCTCATCGACTCGCCGGCCGTCGTCGTCGGCGCGATGGTCATCGCGCCGTTCGTCGGTCCCATCCTCACCACCGGCGTCGGGGCGACGACCGAGGACTGGCGGATGGCCATCGACGGCCTCTGGCTGCAGGTGCTCGGAATCGTGGTGAGCGTGGTCGGTTCGGCGGTCACGGCGTACACGTTCAAATCACTCGCTCTCGTCCCGGCGACGCTCGCGCCGGCGAGCATCGAACTCATCACCCTCCGACTCGCGCCGAGCGCCGTCGCCGTCGTCGTCGGACTGGCCGCCGGAGCCGCGGCGACGTTCGGCATCACCACCGAGGGACCACTATCGCTCATCGGCGTGATGATCGCGGCGGCGCTCATCCCCGCCGCGGGCGTCGTGGGCATCGGTATCGCCTGGGCGACTCCCGTCATCGCCGTCGGGACGCTGTTGCTCCTCGCCGTCACGGTGCTCGCCATCAACGTCGCAATGTTCGTCACGCTGTGGGTGATGGACTACCGCCCGACCCGCTCGGGACTCGCCGATTACGTTTCCGGCGACCGGATGAACACCCTCGTCGTCACAGTCGCGGCGATCGCCCTCGTCGTCTCCGTCGGCGTCGTCACCGCCGCCACCGCCCAGCAGGTCGGCTACCAGCGGACGGTGAACGAGCAGGTCCAGGAGGTGCTCGGGCAGGACCGGTACAGCGATCTGCAGGCGACGAGCGTCACCGTGCAGTACGCCTACCCCGTCGGCTTCACCGACCGCGAGACGGTGACGGTCACGGTCTCGCGAACGGCCGACCGCTCCTACCCGTCGCTGCCGAGTGATCTACAGCAACAGATACGCGCGGCGACGGACCAAAATCCCGTCGTCCGCGTCCGGTTCGTCGACTACGCGCAGACGAACTACTCGTCGTCGACGTCGCCCGCTAACTCGTCGGCCACCGCTTCCACGTCGTCACCGACGCTCGTGGCCGGAATCACGTCGACGGCGGCGACGTAG
- the gyrA gene encoding DNA gyrase subunit A: MSSEFPDPDVNAEAASVQTARIEDEMEQSYIDYAMSVIAGRALPDVRDGLKPVHRRILYAMHEAGVTSRSSHRKSSSIVGETMGDYHPHGDSAIYDALARMAQDFSMRYPLVDGQGNFGSVDGDPPAAMRYTEARMSAIAEELLADIEKDTVDYRANYDDRLQEPDVLPSAFPNLLVNGSSGIAVGMSTNIPPHNLGEVIDATVHLIDNPDCTVEDLMEFVKGPDFPTGANIVGRNTVHQAYKTGRGRIRVRAEFEVEDDERIVITELPFQQNKARLVERIADNVNEGKIEGVRDLRDESDRDGIRVVVELKRDAIPEVVKNQLLEHHLETTFGVINLALVDGEPGVLTLKETLEEYIRHRREVVRRRSEYDLEEAEDRAHILEGRLTALEHVEEVVDLIRDSESRDDAKEALMEVYDFSEAQVDHIVSMQLGSLTSMEAEAIEDEYEEVQATIARLNEILDNESELLGVIKDELREVKEEYGDERRTSFIEDTGSVTREDLIPQEDMVVVVSEGDYIKRMPAAEFRAQGRGGKGVIGTDLKEGDRVSSVFFANTHDYLLVFTTHGQVYQLKTYQIPEMSRTARGKSAVNLLDLDENEEITAVVNTDEMDDDEFLTMVTRDGYAKRTAVDDFANILSTGIRAIRLEDGDELTDVEVTDGERDLVIATEGGMSIRFDEDEVRAMGRSARGVRGIQLTDGDVVAGVAAVDPGQHDWLLTVTQNGYGKRSDLEDYRKQSRNGKGLIDIKTNDRNGTVCAIDAVASGDHLLVMSEDGQIMRTRVDDISKYGRNTMGVIVMDLTDGDYVAAVDVIPATSVGDDVEAVADELAGDVDDE, from the coding sequence ATGAGTTCAGAATTCCCCGACCCGGACGTGAACGCGGAGGCCGCGAGCGTCCAGACCGCACGCATCGAAGACGAGATGGAGCAGTCGTACATCGACTACGCGATGTCGGTCATCGCCGGACGCGCGCTCCCGGACGTCCGCGACGGACTCAAACCCGTCCACCGCCGCATCCTCTACGCGATGCACGAGGCGGGCGTCACCTCGCGCTCCAGCCATCGAAAGAGCTCCTCCATCGTCGGCGAGACGATGGGTGACTACCATCCCCACGGCGACTCGGCGATCTACGACGCGCTCGCGCGGATGGCACAGGACTTCTCGATGCGCTACCCGCTCGTCGACGGCCAGGGCAACTTCGGCTCCGTCGACGGCGACCCGCCGGCGGCGATGCGGTACACGGAGGCGCGCATGTCCGCCATCGCCGAGGAACTGCTCGCCGACATTGAGAAGGACACCGTCGACTACCGCGCGAACTACGACGACCGCCTGCAGGAGCCCGACGTCCTCCCGTCGGCGTTCCCGAACCTGCTCGTGAACGGATCGTCGGGTATCGCCGTCGGGATGTCCACCAACATCCCGCCGCACAACCTCGGCGAGGTCATCGACGCGACGGTCCACCTCATCGACAACCCCGACTGCACCGTCGAAGACCTCATGGAGTTCGTGAAGGGGCCGGATTTCCCGACGGGCGCGAACATCGTCGGCCGGAACACGGTTCACCAGGCGTACAAGACGGGTCGCGGCCGCATCCGCGTCCGCGCGGAGTTCGAGGTCGAAGACGACGAGCGCATCGTCATCACGGAACTGCCGTTCCAGCAGAACAAGGCGCGGCTCGTCGAGCGCATCGCCGACAACGTCAACGAGGGGAAGATAGAGGGCGTCCGCGACCTGCGCGACGAGTCCGACCGCGACGGGATTCGCGTCGTCGTCGAACTGAAGCGCGACGCCATCCCGGAAGTCGTCAAAAACCAACTGCTCGAACACCACCTCGAAACGACGTTCGGCGTCATCAACCTCGCGCTGGTCGACGGCGAACCAGGGGTTCTCACCCTCAAGGAGACGCTCGAAGAGTACATCAGACACCGCCGCGAGGTCGTGCGTCGCCGCAGCGAGTACGACCTCGAAGAGGCCGAGGACCGCGCGCACATCCTCGAAGGGCGACTGACCGCGCTCGAACACGTCGAGGAGGTCGTCGACCTCATCCGCGACTCCGAGAGCCGCGACGACGCGAAGGAAGCGCTGATGGAAGTCTACGACTTCTCCGAGGCGCAGGTCGACCACATCGTCTCGATGCAACTCGGTTCGCTGACCTCGATGGAGGCCGAGGCCATCGAAGACGAGTACGAGGAGGTGCAGGCGACCATCGCCCGCCTCAACGAGATTCTCGACAACGAGTCCGAACTGCTCGGCGTCATCAAGGACGAGCTCCGCGAGGTGAAAGAGGAGTACGGCGACGAGCGCCGGACGAGCTTCATCGAGGACACCGGCAGCGTCACCCGCGAGGACCTCATCCCGCAGGAGGACATGGTCGTCGTCGTCTCCGAGGGCGACTACATCAAGCGGATGCCCGCCGCCGAGTTCCGCGCGCAGGGCCGCGGCGGGAAGGGTGTCATCGGGACAGACCTCAAGGAGGGAGACCGCGTTTCCTCCGTTTTCTTCGCGAACACCCACGACTACCTGCTCGTCTTCACCACCCACGGGCAGGTCTATCAGCTGAAGACCTACCAGATACCGGAGATGAGCCGGACCGCCCGCGGGAAGTCGGCGGTCAATCTCCTCGACCTCGACGAGAACGAGGAGATCACGGCCGTCGTCAACACCGACGAGATGGACGACGACGAGTTCCTCACGATGGTCACCCGCGACGGCTACGCCAAGCGGACCGCCGTCGACGACTTCGCGAACATCCTCTCGACGGGCATCCGGGCGATTCGCCTCGAAGACGGCGACGAACTCACCGACGTCGAGGTGACGGACGGCGAGCGGGATTTGGTCATCGCCACCGAGGGCGGCATGAGCATCCGCTTCGACGAGGACGAGGTCCGCGCGATGGGCCGCAGCGCCCGCGGTGTCCGCGGCATCCAACTGACCGACGGCGACGTCGTCGCGGGCGTCGCCGCCGTCGACCCGGGCCAACACGACTGGCTCCTGACGGTGACGCAGAACGGCTACGGCAAGCGCAGCGACCTCGAAGACTACCGCAAGCAGTCGAGAAATGGCAAGGGTCTCATCGACATCAAGACCAACGACCGCAACGGGACCGTCTGCGCGATCGACGCCGTCGCCTCCGGCGACCACCTGCTCGTCATGAGCGAGGACGGCCAGATAATGCGCACCCGCGTCGACGACATCTCGAAGTACGGCCGCAACACGATGGGCGTCATCGTGATGGACTTGACCGACGGCGACTACGTCGCCGCCGTCGACGTGATTCCGGCCACGAGCGTCGGTGACGACGTGGAAGCGGTGGCCGACGAGTTAGCGGGCGACGTCGACGACGAGTAG
- the gyrB gene encoding DNA topoisomerase (ATP-hydrolyzing) subunit B, translated as MSQDSEYGAGQIQVLEGLQAVRKRPAMYIGSTDVRGLHHLVYEVVDNSIDEALAGHCDTIEVTIHEDNSVSVSDNGRGIPVDTHEQYERPAVEVIMTVLHAGGKFDNKSYQVSGGLHGVGVSVVNALSHSLEVEIKRDGGVFRHRFDHGEPEEGEFERVRDLEADETTGTTIQFWPDSDIFETTEFDFSTLATRLRELAFLNSGVEITLTDERSGDSETFYYDGGIREFVEYLNETKTALHDDVVYFDDEDQNIQVELAMQATDELQGSIHAFANNINTREGGTHLTGFKTALTRVVNDYANQQGLIDDLDDNLRGEDVREGLTAVISIKHPDPQFEGQTKTKLGNSEVRGIVESATHKRLSTYFEENPATAQAIIRKAAEAAKARKAAKKAEELTRRKSALESTALPGKLADCQTREPSESELFLVEGDSAGGSAKQGRDRHNQAILPLRGKILNVEKHRLDRILENNEVRALITAIGAGIGEEFDIENARYHKVILMTDADVDGAHIRTLLLTLLYRHMKPLLEAGYVYAAQPPLYRIRYRGETYDAMTEEERERIIEEKCNGNPTRIQRFKGLGEMNPEQLWETTMDPDNRILKQITIEDAAQADRMFNVLMGDAVEPRKQFIKEHATDAEWVDI; from the coding sequence ATGTCCCAAGACAGCGAGTACGGCGCCGGGCAGATCCAGGTCCTCGAGGGCCTGCAAGCCGTCCGGAAACGTCCGGCGATGTACATCGGTTCTACAGACGTTCGTGGACTGCATCATCTCGTCTACGAAGTCGTCGACAACTCCATCGACGAGGCCCTCGCAGGCCACTGTGACACCATCGAGGTGACGATTCACGAGGACAACTCCGTCTCCGTCTCCGATAACGGCCGGGGCATCCCGGTCGACACCCACGAACAGTACGAGCGTCCGGCGGTCGAGGTCATCATGACCGTCCTCCACGCCGGCGGGAAGTTCGACAACAAATCCTACCAGGTCTCCGGCGGACTGCACGGCGTCGGCGTCTCCGTCGTCAACGCGCTCTCGCACTCGCTGGAGGTCGAGATCAAGCGCGACGGCGGCGTCTTCCGCCACCGCTTCGACCACGGCGAACCCGAGGAAGGCGAGTTCGAGCGCGTCCGCGACCTCGAAGCCGACGAGACCACCGGAACGACGATTCAGTTCTGGCCCGACTCCGACATCTTCGAGACGACGGAGTTCGACTTCTCGACGCTCGCCACCCGCCTCCGCGAACTCGCCTTCCTGAACTCCGGCGTCGAGATCACGCTCACCGACGAGCGCTCGGGCGACTCGGAGACGTTCTACTACGACGGCGGCATCCGCGAGTTCGTCGAGTACCTCAACGAGACGAAGACCGCGCTCCACGACGACGTCGTGTACTTCGACGACGAGGACCAGAACATCCAGGTCGAACTCGCCATGCAGGCGACCGACGAACTGCAGGGCTCCATCCACGCCTTCGCCAACAACATCAACACCCGCGAGGGCGGCACACACCTGACCGGGTTCAAGACTGCGCTCACCCGCGTCGTCAACGACTACGCGAACCAGCAGGGGCTCATCGACGACTTGGACGACAACCTCCGCGGCGAGGACGTCCGCGAAGGGCTCACCGCGGTCATCTCGATCAAGCACCCAGACCCGCAGTTCGAGGGCCAGACCAAGACCAAGTTGGGCAACTCCGAAGTCCGCGGTATCGTCGAGAGCGCGACGCACAAACGCCTCTCGACGTACTTCGAGGAGAACCCGGCCACGGCACAGGCGATAATCCGCAAAGCCGCCGAAGCAGCGAAAGCGCGAAAGGCCGCCAAGAAGGCCGAGGAACTGACGCGCCGCAAGAGCGCGCTCGAATCGACGGCGCTCCCCGGCAAACTCGCCGACTGCCAGACGCGCGAGCCCAGCGAGTCCGAACTGTTCCTCGTGGAGGGCGACTCCGCGGGCGGCAGTGCGAAGCAGGGCCGCGACCGGCACAATCAGGCGATTCTCCCGCTCCGCGGGAAGATTCTCAACGTCGAAAAACACCGGCTGGACCGGATTCTGGAGAACAACGAGGTGCGCGCGCTCATCACGGCCATCGGCGCGGGTATCGGCGAGGAGTTCGACATCGAGAACGCTCGCTACCACAAGGTCATCCTGATGACCGACGCCGACGTCGACGGCGCGCACATCCGGACGCTGCTGTTGACGCTTCTGTACCGCCACATGAAGCCGCTTCTGGAGGCGGGCTACGTCTACGCGGCACAGCCACCGCTGTACCGCATCCGCTACCGCGGCGAGACGTACGACGCGATGACGGAGGAAGAACGCGAGCGCATCATCGAGGAGAAGTGCAACGGCAATCCGACGCGCATCCAGCGGTTCAAGGGGCTCGGCGAGATGAACCCCGAGCAACTGTGGGAGACGACGATGGACCCCGACAACCGCATCCTCAAGCAGATAACCATCGAAGACGCCGCCCAAGCAGACCGCATGTTCAACGTGCTGATGGGCGACGCCGTCGAACCGCGGAAACAGTTCATCAAGGAACACGCCACCGACGCCGAGTGGGTGGACATCTAA